In the genome of Phycisphaerales bacterium, the window TGGACGCACCGGGGCGGCGTTCAACGGCGCGGCGATCCGCGATGGCGTCGGCGGCGCCGTCGCGCTGGTGGGCGATGTAAACGCCGACGGGATCGACGACGTCGCCATTGGCGCCAGCGGCGCCGGCGCGGGCGGGGAGGCCTACGTGCTCTTTGGTCGCGGGCCGACCGCCGGCGGCTCGCTGCCCGGGGAGATCGGGCCGAGCGACCTGGATGGCGTGCTGGGGTTCCGGCTCATCGGGCCGGATCGCAATGCCGGGGCGGTCGTCGTGGCGGCCGGTGATTTCAACGGCGACGGCATCGATGACCTGGCGCTCAGCGATCCCTTCGCGACCGGGGCGGCCGGAACGCGCTCGGGCAGGACCTGGGTCGTCTTCGGCCGCGCCGGTGGATTCCCGCCCGACGTGCGCCTGTCCGACCTGGACGGCAGCGACGGCGTCGCCCTGGCCGGCATCGGCAGCAGCGGCTCGTCGGTCTCGGCCGCGGGGGACGTAAACGGCGACGGGCTGGACGACCTGATCATCGGTGCACCGCGGGGCATCGGCGAGGCCTACGTAGTGTATGGCTCGCGCGATGGGTTCCCGGGGTTGATCGATCTCACCATGCTGGATGGGGTCAACGGGTTCCGCCTCGTTGGCACGACCGGCGAGAGCGCGGGCCGGGCCGTCGCCGGCGTGGGCGATGTGAACGCCGATGGCGTGGCCGACGTGGCCGTGGGCGCGCCCGAGGCCGATGTGCGTGGGGCCGGGGGCCAGGGCCAGACCTACGTGGTGTACGGCCGCGCGGGCGGGTTCCCGCCGGTGGTGGAGCTTGCGCGCTTGGGCGCGGGTGAGGGCGCGCGGCTGCTGGGCGATGTCCAGTTCGTGGCCAGCGGGAGTGCGCTCTCGGCGGCGGGCGACCTGAACGACGATGGCATCGACGATCTCGCCGTCGGCGCCGCTGCGTGGGGCCCGGACACCTCCAGGGGTAATGGTGCGTGCTACGTGGTCTACGGCGTTGCCGGCGAGCTGCCATCGGTGTTCGACCTGACCGATCTGGACGGCGACAACGGCTTCCAATTGGTCGGCCCGCGCGGCGGGGCCAACCT includes:
- a CDS encoding integrin alpha — translated: MDTRCGRWLLGSVVVGSLIGASTPDACAQGALSEPFEPIVELSSVDGRTGAAFNGAAIRDGVGGAVALVGDVNADGIDDVAIGASGAGAGGEAYVLFGRGPTAGGSLPGEIGPSDLDGVLGFRLIGPDRNAGAVVVAAGDFNGDGIDDLALSDPFATGAAGTRSGRTWVVFGRAGGFPPDVRLSDLDGSDGVALAGIGSSGSSVSAAGDVNGDGLDDLIIGAPRGIGEAYVVYGSRDGFPGLIDLTMLDGVNGFRLVGTTGESAGRAVAGVGDVNADGVADVAVGAPEADVRGAGGQGQTYVVYGRAGGFPPVVELARLGAGEGARLLGDVQFVASGSALSAAGDLNDDGIDDLAVGAAAWGPDTSRGNGACYVVYGVAGELPSVFDLTDLDGDNGFQLVGPRGGANLANAIASVGDVDQDGVDDLLIGAAGSYDGDRRVGFAYLVSGRSGGGFGALTDIETLVGRGVVRFQGEETQDSAGSDVSGGGDINADGVLDLIIGADDNDAGGVDDAGKAYILYGRDPSRCAADLDGDGAYSASDFLFFQNLFDMGDPAADFDGDGELTIFDFLAFQNAFDAGCP